A portion of the Tiliqua scincoides isolate rTilSci1 chromosome 3, rTilSci1.hap2, whole genome shotgun sequence genome contains these proteins:
- the PRDX3 gene encoding thioredoxin-dependent peroxide reductase, mitochondrial, whose translation MAAAAALGRLLKPSVGWTFAFPWRVCTAARRSLVVSAAADPRKCVTTCTLPPCPQRHFSTSLSHFVPAVTQHAPYFKGTAVVNGEFKDLSLDDFKGKYLVLFFYPLDFTFVCPTEIVAFSDKANEFRDVNCEVVAVSVDSHFCHLAWINTPRKTGGLGHMNIPLLSDLTKQISRDYGVLLEGPGLALRGLFIIDPNGIIKHLSINDLPVGRSVEETLRLVKAFQYVETHGEVCPANWTPNSPTIKPSPDASKEYFEKVNK comes from the exons GTTGGGTGGACCTTTGCCTTCCCCTGGAGGGTGTGCACAGCTGCCCGAAGGTCTCTTGTGGTCTCAGCTGCTGCAGACCCTCGAAAGTGTGTGACGACTTGCACTCTGCCACCTTGTCCTCAGCGCCATTTCAGTACTA GTTTATCACACTTTGTTCCTGCTGTCACCCAGCATGCACCTTACTTTAAGGGTACAGCTGTGGTTAATGGAGAGTTCAAAGACCTGAGCTTAGATGACTTCAAAGGGAAGTATCTGGTCCTCTTCTTCTACCCCTTGGATTT CACTTTCGTCTGCCCGACAGAAATTGTTGCTTTCAGCGACAAAGCAAATGAATTCCGTGACGTGAATTGTGAGGTAGTTGCTGTATCGGTGGACTCTCACTTTTGTCACCTTGCCTGGATCAATACTCCACGAAAG ACTGGTGGCTTGGGCCATATGAATATTCCACTTCTATCAGACTTAACTAAGCAGATTTCTCGAGATTATGGTGTGCTATTGGAAGGGCCTGGTCTTGCACTAAG GGGCCTTTTTATCATTGATCCCAATGGAATTATCAAGCATTTGAGCATCAATGACCTCCCAGTTGGTCGCAGTGTCGAAGAAACACTTCGCTTGGTGAAAGCGTTCCAGTATGTCGAAACACATGGAGAAGTCTGCCCTGCAAACTGGACCCCAAACTCCCCCACG ATCAAGCCAAGTCCAGACGCTTCAAAGGAGTATTTTGAGAAAGTAAACAAATAA